One Vicia villosa cultivar HV-30 ecotype Madison, WI linkage group LG5, Vvil1.0, whole genome shotgun sequence genomic window, aacacagGCACACACATGTACTAGAGAAATTTAAACTATCAAATGCAGATTACAAGGAACCTCAAAACCGAAATCGAGGTTGTTCTTGGTTTGATGCATTATTCTCCCTTTGGTCCTTTCCCTAGCAATGTCAACAAAAACTCTTTGTAGTCTCCTGAGGTATCTCCAATGacatcatcatcaagattgtttTTGAACATGTTAGCGTATTCGAATCTGACTTTCAACAGGTCGATTTCAGCTCGAGTTACAATGCCTCTGTTGAGTGAATCTTCATCGGTTCCAAACCCGACAATAGAATCCCTAATAACCTGTTGTGAATACGAATGAATAGAAATAAGAAAGCAATCATTTTGATGAATTTCAGCATTTTATAATATGGATGCAGCACGAAAGAAGTACCTTTGCGAAATGTTTCTCGGGGCAATCTATGCACCATACTGCCACATTCAAAAGAGAAGCCAAATCACCTTTACCACAAACTTTTATGTCCTGCAAAGAAAATCCCCGAAATTCATATTAATTGAGATTCGAGGCTTTTCTTGTAagtgttttttctttctttcttttctgaataaacgacttgatttgaataactagtttaagatttaaagaaaacctctTCAAATGTATTGTTATAGAGTTGCTTGTAGCTTGCGAAAGTTTCGCGAAGCTGGAAAAAATTCCTGGTGCAAAGTATCCAAACAACGTGATCGTCGTCTAATTGCTTGTTTTTTACGGCTTCATGTAGTTTCTCTGCCTCCGATTTTGCCACCTCTAAATTTACGATTACTTTATCATGCCTGTAGGAGCTTACTAGTCCCACTAAAATCTGCAAGAGCATTGGATTTATGAAAAAATAGCGGTTTGCTCAAATTCTGCTACGCAATAGTGCTATAGCCTATATATAGCGTATTGTAGAACAATAACATTTTGTTCATATCTCGCTAGGCTATGGTCGCGGTTTAAAATCACGGATTTGAGCTGAGATAGACAGACTTAGATAAGAGTTTCCTTACTTTTATGAGGGGCGGAGAAACAGATGCTATAATGTCCTCCTCGAGTGAGCAATCAAAGAGAGCACAGTAAGCCTGTCTCACGCCCATCAAATGATTAGGACTCGACGCGCACGCTATTTCAACCAGAATCTGCAGCTGTTTGATCCCTTTCCTCTTAACCTTCAATGCATCTCTCGCTAGTTTTGCATCTCTTTCTGAAGGATCACAAGTCCAAAGAACTATAGCATTCTGTTACATATCAATAGTTTTAGTCACGATATTGTGTAGTATATCGCATCATAACCTTATAAAAATGGCATGCTCCGAAAATCTTATAGACATTCGacaaaaaaataagagaaagatAAGTCAAGGGAAGCAAGCATGGTATCATGACATACTCTAAAATCACCGGAGAGTTCAGATTGGAGACGATCGACGAGTGATTCTTTGTAAATTTGGTGATAAGTTTCTCTAATTTCCTTCCTTTGTTGAGCATTTCTATGTCCTAATACCAAGATTAGTTCCTTTTCATCTGTTCCAATTCCTACATCCATTTTCCAATAACCCTCATCAACAACAGAAACTTAATGCCAACAGTTACTCATAAAAAATCACCATGAATTAACCAACCAACAGaaataaaaaaaaggataaaaaggACAACAccaaaaaggttttgaaaaaaggTCCTGAAAAACAGTCGGTTACCGCAAAAACGGCCGCGACAAAACGGTATCAGAAGATGTCGACGCCGATGCCGATACCGATAGTGTTATTCACCGCTTTTAAGATAAAGAACAATTTATGGTTAATTCACACCATAACAACTGCCATCAATGTCGTAACACCTCTACCGACCAAAATCACAAATGCCTATAGGCAATTGCAACGACACCGTACTTAAAACCTTGACCATAATAACACCTTCAATGTTGttcaatgaataaaaaattccaaCAAATTCTAATAAAGTTAACACCTTTGTTTGAAATCAAAGAGTTTGATTACAACTTTTCACAAACATGAAACATGCATATCCCAAACTAACGTTTAAGAAAAACCCCATTAATAAAAACCTACAAAAGTTCGGTTTTTTAACATAATTCTCGCAACCCAAATTCAGAAATCACCTAAATCATTAAAAAGTAATAATTTTTTCAACTTTCTTCAGCATTCATATAATAGatagaaaaagagagagaaagaaagagaaacctTGAAAAGCATTTCTAAGACGTTCAACATCCTGTGTAGGAGAAGGAACAACCTCTGGAAGTTTCAACGAAGCCATGAATAATTTCTGTGAGTCGAAAGATGAATGAAAAATTTTTAGTGACAACAAATCTAAGGTTTACAGAAACTGTTGTTAAAACATGTTTTTAATGTTTCagctgttttgtttttttttttttttttttttccctcCTCAATGGATCCAACGAATTCGTGGAAAACAATAATATGATGATGTAACAGTTTACTGTTATTACTGTTTTATCCTTGTTGGTTTCAAATaaagaaactttttttttataattatagtcCTTTCTGTTTTACATAATTTCAGTTTTGCAACTGTTTTTCTTGAATTGGAGAAATGCACCATCATTTCTATGTATTTATTTTTGCACACCACAAACATAAATGGAGATATTTCGTTTTAAAGTGCCTGTTATTTTTTATACAGAATTTATAACGTCTTTTTTTTTAAACTGCTGATTTTgttgaatgatatatatatatatatatatatatatatatatatatatatatatatatatatatatatatatatatatatatatatatatatatatatatatattacctttttcttcttctttatttgtgtatttaaattggtttttatttgtaccaaaaaaaatttggatttttatttaaaaattttaggtTAAaagttcattttttaaatttgattaagTGGGAAATTGgaattatatttaaaacaatatttatattaaattatattaatatatcaaaatttattgaattcaaaataaatgaaaatttttctcaaaaagttttattattatcacatgtttaaatttaaattcaaagctaaaaattttattaaaaaaacatgtgttatttcatataaatatttttaaaatggaaGAACTTGAGATTATTTTAGTTAatactaaattataaatattatattttatcaatCATGGTAGAATTTAAAGTTGATATTGGACAAATCaactttatatatttttataaattataaaattacttAATATCTTATCTAATAACTTCAATTGAGTATATAATAAATTGTCAATAGAATTGACTtactcaataaaaaaaataaaaaagttaattcaGTAATTAGTATGATAAATTTAATGTTTGAACAAAATTATTAAACATAGTAGTAATTGTTTCAGAatgaagctaagtcccgatccATTCAACTTCATCACCACTCAACACTCTTTAAAAATTATGATAAATGAGTTATCAAAATTTTTTGATAAATGAGTTGTCATATTCATCTAACGACTCTCTTTAATATATGAATAAATCAATATGAAATGATTTAGAAAATCTAGCGCGcttaaaatgatgaaaaaaataatgTCATATTAGATTAAAGTTATCCAAACTTGCAAGATCGGTcgaaatcaaacaaaatattcTATTGATCTTAGACTACTAACATTAGTCATATAACATGGTTATTCAAAAATAAGATATGGAAGTTCTGTTAAATCAGTTTAGTCGATAGTTATTTAAGAATATCAGTGACGATATAAGTTCAAACtcgtaatattttatttattcacttttaaagaataaatttgagctattaaattatttaattgaaaacaAAATTTTGATACCTTGAAGATTGTCTTATCATACTCCTAATAAGGTTGTAGCAAGCATGAAGTTCTAGGTGCTTGTCATATAGTATTAAAATAAGTATATATTATTTCTATATGAATCAAAATTgatacacaaaatcaaatcacaaTATAGATCATGCCAACTCTCATCCATTgacattatttatttaaaaccAAAGAAATATCCtttaaaaagagaaataaattgtgTAGACCAAGTACTAGTAATTAATCATCAGATAGCACATGGTTTCCCATTGGAGTGGACCAACTAGTCGTACGTGTTAATTAATTAGCTCCGTTATCGtattcttttattattatctCAATGAGTTCACATTTGTTTCTAAAATAAAGGCATTTGACTAAATATTTATATCCTCACGTAATGCGCATGTATATATAAATTAACAATTATATTGCATGTTCAATAACATATatactaaaatattcttttttttttttaaattggtttTCTTTGGCCACTAATTTACTTATTTAGGATTGAATTCAAATTTAagacttttaattaattaaatttaaagagattttaattattttatctaAATGCACCTGAATTATACATgtaaaaaacattattttatctAGTTACCTCAATAGCAATAACTTTTGAATAGTAGCGAAGTTTTCGCATGAAGTTTTATGTTTTCGCCGCTTCCACGGCATCTTCATTGGTGAAGCCACCGGATGGAGATACATCTAAACCTATTAGACCTTCGTTTTAGGATATTCTCACTGAAGGCCAAGGAACCACTATTGTGAAGTAGAGAATGAATCTGATTGAAAAGAGACTTAAGAAAGTCTCTCTTGAAGGAGAAAACTGACTGCTATCAAAAGTCAcgatgaatgagaaactttttcAAGAACTATGCAACTCTTGGAAGGAAGCATTAGTTATTAAACTTCTTAGATTTATCATTTATATTCTCATCGTTCAGAGGTGTATCACGTATATTCTTTGCTTTTTGTATTTATTATGCTGAATATAAgctaaaacctatttttattttttttaataatgtgaAGTTTAATACAGTTGTAATTTTTTGAATGTTAAATAATATGATGTTGTGATATGTCTAGTTGTTCATACcatgtgtttattttttattttatcatcttAAAAATATACAACAATTTCTAGGTTGTGGCCTCGTTCAACAAACAAAATTCATGAACTAATATGGTAAAATAGTGAGTAGACATATATTTCTCACTTGATCACTTTAGGTATAAAGGATTAGGGCCATATGGACAAATAAAATATGTTTTACTTGAAGTGCCCTTGTGCTATTGTCATACTCATACATAAGTTACATAGTTACCGACTTCATATTTTAACATTGTAGGCATACACGGCAAGGTTAAGGTTTAGCCTTACTTATCAAGATATCACACTTTATATGTAAATATTAGATGAAATCATTAAATGGACCATTGTCCAACATATTCTCTCACTCTATTTAAACTCTATGTCTCTCTGATTTCCCCAGTTTTAACCACATGACACACACTATTATTTTGTTAGCTTAGTTCATGTTTAGCTTACAAATTCTGCATGAAGTTTCAAAATGCATAATGCAATCGTTGTGGAATTTATACATTTAGGATCACTTGTAACTAGTTTGACTGTGTAAAATTGCACATACAAAGTAGCCACTAGTCACAAGAGTTGGTTCCATAAGCGAGAACTTTTAAATCATTTCAAGCCCATCGTGGTTTTTCTGTGTGAAACTCATACAAAGTTTGATCTTCTAAGAGATTTTGTAATAAAGAGTTGTACGATTGTTGATGTAATGGAGGTTAAGGGACACTCAGGTGGTCTACAAATTTTAAATAATGATTCTAGATCATATTAATTTGTGGTGATTGAGAGTGTatcttaatttatttctttt contains:
- the LOC131606848 gene encoding annexin D3, whose protein sequence is MASLKLPEVVPSPTQDVERLRNAFQGIGTDEKELILVLGHRNAQQRKEIRETYHQIYKESLVDRLQSELSGDFRNAIVLWTCDPSERDAKLARDALKVKRKGIKQLQILVEIACASSPNHLMGVRQAYCALFDCSLEEDIIASVSPPLIKILVGLVSSYRHDKVIVNLEVAKSEAEKLHEAVKNKQLDDDHVVWILCTRNFFQLRETFASYKQLYNNTFEEDIKVCGKGDLASLLNVAVWCIDCPEKHFAKVIRDSIVGFGTDEDSLNRGIVTRAEIDLLKVRFEYANMFKNNLDDDVIGDTSGDYKEFLLTLLGKGPKGE